One Elaeis guineensis isolate ETL-2024a chromosome 10, EG11, whole genome shotgun sequence genomic window carries:
- the LOC105052214 gene encoding very-long-chain enoyl-CoA reductase — MKVTVVSRSGREIIKGGIELKDSATVSDLQDAIYARTKKYYPSRQRFTLPMPPRTQGKPVVLNPKKRLTEYCDGDASSLTVVFKDLGMQVSYSTLFFWEYLGPLIIYPIFYYFPVYKYFGYEGERVTHPHQTYALYYWCFHYFKRIMETFFVHRFSHATSPLSNVFRNCAYYWTFGSYVAYYVNHPLYTPVGDLQMKIGFGLGLICQVLNFYCHLLLRNLRSADGSGGYQIPRGFLFNIVTCANYTTEIYQWLGFNIATQTVAGYVFLVVAALIMTNWALAKHRRLKKIFDGKEGRPKYPRRWVILPPFL, encoded by the exons ATGAAGGTGACCGTTGTCTCTCGCAGCGGCAGAGAAATCATAAAGGGCGGGATCGAGCTTAAGGATTCG GCCACCGTGAGCGATCTACAGGATGCCATTTATGCTCGAA CCAAAAAATACTATCCTTCTAGACAGCGGTTTACCCTACCTATGCCACCCAGAACCCAGGGGAAACCTGTTGTCCTTAATCCAAAGAAGAGGCTTACTGAGTATTGTGATGGAGATGCAAGCAGTTTGACTGTGGTATTCAAGGATTTAGGCATGCAGGTCTCGTACAGCACTCTTTTCTTCTGGGAGTATTTGGGCCCTTTAATTATCTACCCGATCTTTTACTACTTCCCGGTGTATAAGTATTTTGGTTATGAGGGTGAACGAGTCACTCATCCACATCAGACCTATGCCTTGTATTATTGGTGCTTTCACTACTTCAAGCGTATCATGGAGACGTTCTTTGTTCACAGATTCAGCCATGCAACTTCACCACTCTCCAATGTATTCAGGAACTGTGCCTATTATTGGACTTTTGGCTCATACGTTGCATACTATGTTAACCATCCACTCTATACACCTGTTGGTGATTTACAAATGAAGATTGGTTTTGGCCTTGGGTTGATCTGCCAAGTTTTGAACTTTTATTGCCATCTCCTCTTGAGAAACCTTAGGAGCGCTGATGGCAGTGGCGGTTATCAAATTCCTCGTGGGTTTTTGTTCAACATAGTGACTTGTGCAAATTACACAACAGAGATCTATCAATGGCTTGGTTTCAATATTGCTACGCAGACTGTAGCAGGTTATGTCTTCCTGGTGGTTGCTGCTCTCATTATGACTAACTGGGCCCTTGCAAAGCACCGCAGGCTGAAGAAG ATATTTGATGGGAAAGAGGGGCGACCTAAATATCCTCGGCGATGGGTGATACTTCCTCCATTTCTCTAA
- the LOC105052215 gene encoding uncharacterized protein: protein MSSVKLVVSEDSKPFQMDSLQILYRNSHTPSIEVEEDNNNKRIEIMEVKGEERSPAPPPPSSCSSCSSDDVGLQEEEEEKEKDQGKDAGDFGEDEGYHTPTSPRNRIPEICRCPPAPRKPPTVLYVKRKVRASQAGQLVDVGREIGSTWSAELADAGPRTKKPRREATNA, encoded by the coding sequence ATGTCTAGTGTAAAGCTAGTTGTCTCCGAGGACTCCAAACCCTTCCAAATGGACTCCCTTCAAATTCTATATCGGAATTCACACACCCCATCCATAGAAGTAGAGGAGGATAATAACAACAAGAGAATAGAAATAATGGAAGTCAAAGGAGAAGAGAGGAGTCCtgcccctcctcctccttcctcctgTTCTTCTTGTTCCTCGGACGATGTTGGActccaagaagaggaagaagagaaagagaaagatcaaggtaAGGATGCTGGTGACTTTGGTGAAGATGAAGGTTATCACACACCGACATCTCCAAGGAATAGAATTCCGGAGATTTGCAGGTGCCCACCGGCGCCGAGGAAGCCCCCAACTGTGCTGTACGTGAAGAGGAAGGTGAGGGCCAGTCAGGCTGGACAACTAGTTGATGTAGGGCGTGAGATTGGATCCACCTGGAGTGCAGAGCTTGCTGATGCCGGCCCAAGGACTAAGAAGCCTAGGAGGGAAGCCACCAATGCCTGA